A single Pseudomonas sp. DC1.2 DNA region contains:
- a CDS encoding formimidoylglutamate deiminase, which translates to MSAFFAERALLPSGWANNVRLEVSADGLLTRIEADSHAEGAERISGPLLPGMPNLHSHAFQRAMAGLAEVAGNPNDSFWTWRDLMYRLVGKISPEQLGVIARQLYIEMLKAGYTSVAEFHYVHHDINGQPYADPAELALRISHAASAAGIGLTLLPVLYSHSGFGGQTPNEGQRRFINSTENYLKLQSRLKPILMQQPAQSLGLCFHSLRAVTPQQISEVLAASDAQCPVHIHIAEQQKEVDDCLSWSGRRPLQWLYENTEVDQRWCLVHATHANPEEVALMAKSRAVAGLCLTTEANLGDGIFPAVDFLAQGGRMGIGSDSHVSLSVVEELRWLEYGQRLRDQRRNRLYGADQPMVGRTLYDAALNGGAQALGQPIGALQVGKRADWLVLDGNDPYLATATGDGILNRWLFAGGDRQVRDVLVNGQWVVRDGRHADDEASNRAFAQVLRDLLG; encoded by the coding sequence GCCTAGTGGATGGGCCAACAATGTACGTCTTGAGGTCAGCGCCGACGGCCTGCTGACCCGAATTGAGGCCGATTCCCACGCAGAGGGCGCCGAACGGATAAGCGGTCCGCTGCTGCCAGGCATGCCAAATTTGCACTCCCATGCCTTTCAGCGAGCGATGGCAGGGCTGGCGGAGGTGGCGGGTAATCCGAACGACAGTTTCTGGACCTGGCGCGATTTAATGTATCGCCTCGTCGGAAAAATCAGCCCCGAGCAACTCGGCGTCATCGCCCGCCAGTTGTACATCGAAATGCTCAAGGCGGGTTACACCTCGGTCGCAGAATTTCATTATGTTCACCACGACATTAATGGCCAGCCTTACGCTGATCCCGCCGAATTGGCGCTGCGCATCAGCCACGCGGCCAGTGCCGCCGGTATCGGCCTGACCCTGCTGCCGGTGCTCTACAGCCACTCCGGTTTCGGCGGCCAAACCCCGAACGAAGGCCAGCGTCGCTTCATCAACAGCACCGAAAACTACCTCAAGCTTCAGTCACGCTTGAAGCCGATCCTGATGCAGCAACCGGCACAGTCGCTGGGCCTGTGTTTCCATTCGTTGCGCGCCGTCACGCCGCAGCAGATCAGCGAAGTCCTGGCCGCGAGCGATGCACAATGTCCGGTACACATTCACATCGCCGAACAGCAGAAAGAAGTCGATGACTGCCTGAGCTGGAGCGGTCGCCGGCCATTGCAATGGCTGTATGAAAACACCGAAGTCGATCAACGCTGGTGTCTGGTCCACGCGACGCACGCCAACCCGGAAGAAGTCGCGCTGATGGCCAAGAGTCGCGCCGTCGCCGGACTGTGCCTGACGACTGAGGCCAACCTCGGTGACGGAATTTTCCCAGCGGTGGATTTCCTCGCCCAGGGCGGTCGCATGGGGATCGGTTCCGACAGTCACGTGTCATTGAGCGTGGTGGAAGAGTTGCGTTGGCTGGAATACGGCCAGCGTCTGCGGGATCAACGGCGTAATCGTTTGTATGGCGCGGATCAGCCGATGGTCGGCCGAACGTTATACGACGCTGCGCTGAACGGTGGCGCGCAGGCGCTGGGGCAGCCGATTGGCGCACTGCAAGTCGGCAAACGTGCCGATTGGCTGGTACTCGATGGCAACGATCCGTACCTGGCTACGGCCACCGGTGACGGTATTTTGAATCGCTGGCTGTTTGCGGGTGGCGATCGCCAGGTACGCGATGTGCTGGTCAATGGTCAGTGGGTGGTGCGTGACGGACGCCACGCCGATGACGAAGCAAGTAATCGCGCCTTCGCCCAAGTCCTGCGCGACCTCTTGGGCTAA